In the genome of Bdellovibrionales bacterium CG10_big_fil_rev_8_21_14_0_10_45_34, the window GAAGTTTTTCTTTTGCAAGTAGCAAGCCTAGATGGCATCTCGAAGGTACTTGAAACCGCAAGGCAACTTCAACTGACGGCTTTTGAATTTTTCTCTGAGCAAGCCCTAGAACTTGTTTTGAAAAGCCGAAACCTTGAGCATCCGCTCAGTGGCCTCGTCGGCTCCTACTACGTAGTATGCGAATTTGAAACAGAAGACGGCAGCTCACTCGATCACGCTTCACAAATTTTAGTTGATTTAATAGAGGCGGGAGTTGTTGTTAATGGAGCTCTTAGCCAAAACTCAGAGCAAAAAGACCTATTTTGGTCTTACCGAGAATCTATCTCGGAATCTTTAGCACCGTTTATGCCCTACAAAAACGACATTTCCGTAAAGCGAAGTTTGCTGGCTCCGTTTCTTCGTGAAACTCAGCAGGTTATTGAAAACATGTATCCTCACTGGAAGGTGATTTGGTTTGGCCACGTTGGCGACGGAAACTTGCACATAAATATTCTAAAACCTCAAGAGCTTGATGTTTCGGAATTCAGAAATCAGTGCAAGAAGGTTGATGAAGCTCTATTTCATTTAGTAGAAAAATTTAACGGTAGCATTTCCGCCGAGCACGGTGTGGGTACTGTAAAAAAAGCTTTTCTTAAACACTCTCGAACTGAGGCCGAAATATTGATAATGAGGCAGATCAAGAAGGCATTTGATCCCAACGGCATTCTAAATCCCGGTAAGATTTTCGATTAATTTTGTCTACGAAAATGAGGGAGCTGATCATCTAGCTCGTGGGTTATATAGTCGAGCATAAACACTGACGTAGTTAAGAAGATTCCAACACAGATTGTCCATATACTAAATACGACCATAAGAAATTGCTCAGATTGGTCAGATTGCGAAAACACGGCGATTGCAAGAGCCGTGCTAGCTACTAAACACGACATACTCGCCGCCAACCATCTTTTTACGTTCTTCCATTTTTGAAAAACTGCTACTGAAGTCATCAGAAGAGCAAAACCTGCAGCCGAGTGAAGTATTAAATGGATAGAGGAACTCCCTCCTAAAGAAGTTAAAAGGCTTGCTTCACTGAGAAAGAAGTAGTACCAAGCTAGCGTCCAGCTGATTCCAAAGATTAAAGTAGAGGCACCAACGCACAATCTTTCAATGGGGTACTTGCTGCCAAAGAGCCGTACCGGCTCATCTTCTTCTCTTTTCTGAAACGGAATCCCTCCGATAAGAAAAATGCAAAACAAGATGCCCAAAAACACGGCTGATATAATGAATAATGTTACTAAGAATCCCATTGCCAACAGATAGTCCCCAGATTCGAGGGGTCACGGTTTCAATTCAAAGAGTGTCATTTTTTCACACATACACTCTATTAAGCCCTTATGGCAAAATCAGAAGTCATTCAGAAGTCGTTTAGATCTCGTCAGCTGTACTGACACTTTGCGCGCCTTTAACCGAGCCTCACTCTGACCCATAGATTCAATACTAAAACAAGATGCGTGACTTGATTGTTGTGGGCAGGCTCTTGATCTGACTAAGAACATCCTTTGAATTTAGCTTATCTAGATCCATGACCAGGTATCCAATCGATGGATCAGTCGCCAAATACTGACTGCGAATGTTGGCTCCTGAGTCAGATACAATACGGTTAATGTCTTTAAGAACTCCCGGTACGTTGCGATGGACATTCAATATTCGATGACTGTCTTGCTGCACGGGCAAATCTACTTTGGGAAAGTTCACGGATCCACTTGTCGAGCCCACGTTCATAAACTGCAGCAGAGCGTGGCTCACTTCAAGACCGATAGATTTTTGAGCCTCTTGGGTCGAGCCCCCAATGTGAGGAGTCAGAATGACATTCTCAAGACCCTGGAGCTCTGTCAGAAAGGAGTCCTTGTTAGAAGCCGGCTCTTCAGGAAACACATCTATGGCTGCTCCGAAAAGATGCTTTTCACTCAGCGCTTTGGCTAGATCAGAAATCACTACGACTTTTCCGCGGCTTGCATTTAGTAAGAAGCTTCCTTTTTTCATTGTAGATATTTCTTTTAAAGAGATCATTCCGCGCGTATCGGGAGCGTCTGGCACATGAAGACTCACGAAATCTGATTCTCTCAAAAGTGTTGTCAACGAATCCACGCCTCTGGCATTTCCAAGAGGAAGTTTTTTGACGGTGTCGTAAAACAGAACCCGTAGGCCAAGAGATTCCGCGAGCACACTTAGCTGGCTACCAATATGACCGTATCCAACTATCCCGAGCGTCTTACCACGAATCTCGTAGGAGCCGTCGGCGGATTTGTCCCAAACACCCTGGTGAGCTTTCATAGAGCGAAAGGAAATTCCGCGAGCAAGGTCAATAATTTCACCAATGATCATTTCAGCGACGCTTCGGGTGTTCGAATAAGGTGCATTGAATACTGGAACGCCAAATTCATTGGCAGAGTCCAGATCAACCTGATCTGTTCCTATGCAAAAGCATCCAACTCCAAGTAAACGGTCTGCCTTCTGGAGCACAGAACGAGTCACCCGTGATTTCGACCTTAAACCCAGGAGGTGGACGCCTTGTATGCGATTTTCGAGCTCTTCAGGAGGCAACGCCCCCGAAACGCACTCCACTTTAAACCCGTCTGATTGAAAGACTTCGACTCCCGACTGGTGAATATTTTCAAGCAACAAAACGCGGATTTCTCGTTTCGGAAAAGAATGCATGATGACTCCTGAATTTTTTTTACTACCGAGCCGAAGGGGTAGGTCAAAGACAATATGATCTTGTATACTTCTACTCAACGAATCATTTGTTAGATGCACCGTTCGGTAGAGCGATAGAGGAGGATTCATGCTTCGTTTGCTGGTTGTTGATGACGACGCCTCCATACCCGAGTCGATTCGCCTTTTAGTACCAGACGGTTGGCTTGTGGTTTCTTGTGACCCTTCAAAGAACCCTTTGCCGAACCCCTGTGGTTTTGATGCGGCAATAGTTGATATGCACTTGACCGCTCAGCAAGGAGCCGAGGGCATACAAGTCATTCGTAAACTCCTGAGTCAAAATCCCGCTATGGCAGTGTTAGGAGCTTCTGGTGACAGCAGCATTGACCTTATGTCGAAGGCGATTTCAGTCGGTGCTCAGTGGTTTTTAGCAAAGCCAGTTAACGCCAATGAGCTATTATCTCGACTTCGCTTCATTGAATCCTACTTAAAGCTACTAAGATACACCGACAATAACCGCTGGATTGGTCGCTCTCCGGTCTCGCTCAATATACTTCGCGAAATCGCCTTATGCTCCATCGATACTCGTCCAACGCTCATTCAAGGGGAATCCGGTGCCGGCAAGGAAGTCGCCGCCAGTTTGATTCGTAAACTGCTAGAGCCAAAACCTTGGATTTCGGTGAATATTGCAGCTATCCCCGACAATCTTTTTGAGTCGGAGCTTTTCGGACATGCAAAAGGGGCCTTTACAGGCGCCGACCAGGCCCGCATTGGCCTTATCGAAGCTGCCCGAAATGGCACAATTTTCCTTGATGAAATCGAAACTCTCAGCCTTCAGAATCAGGCCAAGCTTCTCAGGTTTTTAGAAACTGGCGAAGTCAGGCGTGTGGGCTCATCAGCTATCACCAGCATAGAGTGCCGAGTGGTCGTGGCCTCCAACATAGACCTTAAAACTCTCGTGTCTGAAGGTCGTTTCAGAGAAGATCTTTATTGGCGCCTCTATGGAAGCGTGATTAACATACCGTCTCTTCGTGAACGAAAGCCCGACATACTAGAGACCGCCACCTTCTTTCTTTCAAGGAATAAATACGGAGAGTCGAAAGTGATAACCGCTGAAGCAGCGGACTTTTTAGAGGGCCACACTTGGCCAGGAAACGTTCGCGAACTGAGACAAGTTATGGACTCGTTGGCGCGGACATCACCCTTGCCTTTTATTCGAAAAGTAGATGTTGAAGCCAGCCTTCAAAAGTTTTCGTCGGCATCGAATTCGTCTACGTGCGACCAGTCAAGTCCTGGTTCCCAAATCGAAAGCTCCGACATCGAATTGTCAGAGGGCTACGAGAGACTTATATCAAAGTTTGAATTGAGTTTGTTTCAGAAGGCCTTGGCAACCCATCAAGGGGTGGATGAAGCAGCGCGGACTCTGGGAATGAGTCGATCGAATCTTTACAAAAAGCTCAAGAGATATAGTTTGCTGACTTAAAAGGTTTAGGCGTTTAACCTCTCCAATAGAAGTTTCTAAAAAAGGGGCATTTTTGTGAATCAGCAAATTGGGTGGGAAGATCCACTTTTTCGGCAAACGGCCTATATCGTAGTATTTGCACTCGTTGTAGCGTGTTCGTGTATATATCCATTTCGCAATCGTAATCCAAATTTTGTGACCGCCTGGGCGAGTCTTAAGAGCTGGATTTTCATCGCTCCCCTTCTGTTTTTTGTTCTTGGGAGCCCCGAGCCTTGGCCCATCGTTGGCCTTACCTGCATCACTCTTCTTGGCTCAAAAGAGTTCTTTCAGATGACGGGCATGTATCATCGGAGCTTCTTCGTCTGGACAACTTACGCGTTCAATATTTTTTTGGCCGTAAGTATCTACAGGTCCGACACGGCAATTTTTAATCTTTACCCCATGTTACTTTTAGGGGTGATTGTAACAATACCCATACTGCTCAATCAGTTCAAAAACATGATTCAGTATATGTCGCTTAGTCTACTGAATTTTTGTTTTCTTGGATGGGGTTTTTTGCTTCACACTATTCTCATCTGGAAGTTTGCAGGGGGACCGCTTCTCGTCATTTACATCATTTTACTCACTGAGTTTTCAGACAATATCGCCATCGCCTACTCACGGCATTTCGGTAAAAAGCATATACTTGAAAATATTTCTAACGGACGCACGTTTGCTGGGTTCTTTGTCTCTATGGCACTCACACTTCTACTCGCTTGGGGGCTGAGACATTTGCTGCCAATTCGAAACGAAGAGTACTGGATAGCCTCGGGTCTTGTCGCTAGCTTAGTCGGAGGAACAGGCGATCTCGTGCTTTCTATCATACGCCGAGATCTTGGAGTTCGCGATACGCGGGCTTTTATAATGGGCCGCGGTGGATTTTTAGACAGGCTCGACCGAATGATTTTCGTTATGCCTGTGTTTTACTTTGTGTTGAAGTTCCTTCAAGAAAATCCCCAGGTCTCAGGTAGTATTCGAGGGATTCTGCAGTGAGGGATTGGAACTACGAAAATGAACAATGGACAAAATTGCCAATCCACCTTAGGCATTTGCCGATTTTTACCAGGCACTTTGACTTATTTAGCTATCTCGTTCGTTTTTTGTGGTTCTTATTTTTAAAGTTTGTATTCTTCCGATTCTATATTCGGCTCAAGGTAGTCGGAGACATAAAAACGGTTTTTAAGAATCATCCCAGGTTGATCGTCATTTCGAATCATGCGAGCCATCTCGATGCTATTAGCATTTCTACGAGCATACCGTTTAAGTATTGGCTCAATGTCTACTTTGCAGCGGCAAAGGACTATTTTTTTTCGGGATTTTGGATGACCTTTTTTTCAAAGCATTGCATTGGAGCCATCCCGATAGATCGCAAAGATCGAAAAGGCGAGGCTGTTAAGCTATGTATCACTTTACTCACCCGGTTATCGAAGATTTGGTTGGTTATGTTTCCTGAGGGGACACGATCTCGCGATGGAATGATCCACCCGTTTAAAAAAGGGGTGAGCGTTTTTGCTGATCGCTCTAACACATCCATTCTGTTCTTGTTTCTTGAAGGCAACTACGACCTTTGGCCCAAAGAAGCCAGCTTCGCCAGAAGTGGGAAGTTGAGAGTACATGTGGGCCCGGTGCACCCTCCCGCACCTATACAGGTACTTGATGAGGCTTACCGAAGTTGGGTGAATTCACTGGGAGTAAAAGCGACATTTGCACCAAGAAGAGAACGATCGCCGTCAACAGACGACCAATAACCAATGACCAATGACCAATGACCAACGACAACAAAGCATTGCTTTTTCAGAGAAGCTTCGCGCGATACCAACTTATCGCCTCACTAGCTTCGTTACGCTGCGAGCAGTTAGTCTCTCACAAGCTGATTATCTCACGGGTTGATTATCTCACGGGTTGATTATCTCACGGGTTGATTATCTCACGAACCGATCATCTCACGAGCTGCAAAACCCATTCACTATGTTCTGTTTGTGGAAACTGATCCACTAAAGTTAACTTTGAGAGATGATAACCACACCTCTCCTTGAGCACCTTAATATCTTTCGCCATCACTTCAGCGGGGGAGCAGCAAACATAGATAATGGTTTTTGGAAGTTTTTCTTCAAAAAATTTCTCTAAACTTAGGCTGAGTTCACCAAGACCAGAGCGAGGGGGATCAATCAATACCCCGAATGGCTTCGACTCAATTGCCGACTGCCAGTTGAACGACTTTTCATGCGGACGAAACCTCTTGTACTGGCCACCGAGCAATACACTGCGAGGTTTTCGAAAATCAATTTTCTTTAGCGACAACTTACCTACTTCGGTTTGGATTGAGATTCGTCCCTTAAACTCCTGAAAGCTTCTCTCAAGAAAGCTTAATGCCTGTTCGGAGGAATCTGTAGCCAATACATTAAACCCCATCGAAAGAAGCGGGATCGTCAGTTGGCCTATTCCGCAACCGATTTCAATCCAGTTCGAAACCTCATGCTCGTTGTTGGCATGGAGAACTTGCCCGGCCACTTCTTTTACCAAATAGTCCTGAGTGACCCATGAGGGCTGAGTGAACGTGCCTATTGTGGAAAATAACGGCGATTTCATTATCGTCTCTGATATTGCCTTGCTACAGAAAGTCGTCGTCTCAAACCAAGCATGTGGTTTAAGTTCTTTTGAAAGACCCAGCCTAAGGTTACCCTCGCCTTGTTTCAAATTTCTTGAATCCTCTAATGACAAAGCGTCCTCGTTCTTTTCAGGTTTAAGTGATTCACAGACATTGCTACCGGAAGTCTTAACTGTAACTGACTTGTGACGCTGGCCAAACTCCAACCTCCACCCTTTTTGAGACAAAATCCCTACCCATTCATTTTGTTTAAGTAAACGGTCGATGTCTTCATTTGAAAAGTCGAGCCATGCGCCTTTTTCCCCCTTTGGGGAAACGCGAATCCGAACAGATCCCCTTTTTTCGATAGGAGGCGGGAACGCTCTAAACTCTTGAAATGCTGAATTAAGCTGAGGGTGAAGCTGAGGGCAGCTGAGAATATCGACGACTTCTTTTTTTGCCTTGTTCCACAACCCGAATCTATAAGTGCCCCGAACAGGATCAACAGCAAAGTCAAACCGGGTTCGAAGTGAGCTTAGTCCGACTCCAATAACCGAGACTGGCACAGCTATTTGTTCCGCCAGATCCGCGCTTAGGGCGCTGAGCGCATCCTTCACCTTGCCGACTTGTTGCAGCTCTAGGGGCTTATCTAGATATTGGCAGCCACTGCACGCCGGAAAATGTTCACACTCAAGAACTGCCATAATTTCACCTGTTTCAGCTAGTTCAGGAAATGGCAAAAAAACTCATTTCCCCTAACAAGCCCAAATCAATTCTTAACCGAGGAGCATAACTAGGTGCCTAGAAAACCTACCATTTCTGTTGGGTGTTTCAAGTCGGACACTGTACTTAACAGAAATCTGACCCAATCCGCACATCTTGTTGTAGATGGAGCGGAGTCGCGGTAAATTGCGTATCCAAATCAGGTATAGCACTTTGGATATAGCTCTTATCGAGCCGTGGGCTTGGAACCGGAGCTTCAATCTGAGTTACTGGATTTTTTTCCGATGAGGGAGAAGTTGTGAACGCCAATAACTTTGTACTGACCGTCGCGACCGTTAACGGTAGTGGGAGCCAAAGCTCAAATCTCATTTTGCTGAAGACTTTGTTTCGATTGGGCGTTCCCGTTGGCGGCAAAAACCTTTTCCCGTCTAACATAGCGGGGCTCCCAACTTGGTTTACTATCCGCGCTCATCCACTTGGTTTCACTGCAAGGCGTGGAGGAAACGACATAACCGTTGCCATGAACCCCGACACATTGATCCAAGATATTCAGGAAGCAGCGCCAGGTGGTTACTTCTTTTACAATTCCGACCTAAAATTCGACTCCGCTTTGCTAAGGGTAGACCTCACCAATATCGGAATTCCCTTTCGGTCACTCGTGGATGGTGTAACGGACGCTATCAAGTTAAAAAAATTGCTGGCGAACATGATTTACGTCGGAGTTCTTTCTGAACTGTTCAAGATTCCTGATGCCGTTTTGGCATCGGTTGTTAAAGATCAGTTTCGGGGCAAAAAAGATTCTGTTGTTGAAGTGAACCAAAAAACCATAGAGGTTGGCAGAACATACGCCAAAGAAACTCTCAACTTTTCTTTTCCGTATGTGATCGAAGAGACGCAAGCTAATGACAAAAAAATGATCGTTGACGGCAATACGATGGCAGCACTTGGCTCAGTATGGGGTGGCTGTTCGTTCGTGTCATGGTACCCAATTACTCCATCAAGTTCGTTGGCAGAAGGTTTTACTCACTACGCGAATAAGATGAGACTCAGTGATGACGGTAAAAAAGCTTTTGCCGTAGTTCAAGCAGAAGACGAGTTAGCCGCTATAGGCATGGTTTTAGGAGCCTCCTGGGCCGGCGCCCGCGCCATGACAACTACGTCCGGCCCGGGGATTAGTCTTATGTCGGAGTTTGTCGGATACTCCTACTTCGCTGAAATACCCGCGGTTATTTGGAATATTCAGAGGGTCGGCCCATCGACGGGACTGCCAACAAGAACCATGCAAGGAGATTTGCTATCGACATATAGCTTATCTCATGGCGATACGAAGCATGTTATGCTCATCCCCGCAAACCCAACTGAATGTTTCGAGTTTGCGAAAACTGCCTTTGACCTCGCAGAAGAGCTACAAACAACTATTTTTGTGATGAGTGATCTTGATCTAGGGATGAACCTCTGGGTCTGCGACGAACCTAATTTAAGCGAAGAACCCCTTAAGCGCGGAAAGGTTCTTTCAAAAGACGACCCTCGAATTGCGCAGTTCTTTCGATATGAAGATGTCGATAGTGATGGAATCCCTTACAGGACTTTGCCGGGAACAGCGCATCCTAAAGCCTCTTATTTCACTAGGGGCTCTGGCCACAACGAGAAAGGGCAATACACCGAAAACCAAGAGGCTTACGTAAGAATAGTCGATCGCCTTAACCGAAAGTACGAAACCGCACGCACCCGAGTCCCGACGGCTGAAGTGAGTTTTCATAGTTTAGGTTCGGCGACTTCTGACTCCACTGCTAATCACCAGTCAGACTCTTCGCTTAACGTAAAAACATTAACTTCTAAAATCTCCGTAGAAAAATACAGTGAAAGCGGCGAGGAGCCTACAACTCGGGCCGAACTAAGTGGCATTCGTGGCGAGACAGGTAATCATTTTGGCGACGAGCAGAAACAATTGGCGATTGTTGCGTTCGGTTCGACAGATATTGCAATGCCAGAGATAATTTCGTTGCTAAATGAACGCGGTGCAAGTGTCTCCTATATGAGAATTCGTGCAGTTCCGTTCGGGTCCGAGGTTAAGGATTTTCTAAGTTCACACACTAGAATCTTTGTTGTTGAACAAAATCGCGATGGGCAGATGACAAAAATTCTGGGAATGGAATTTCCGTCTTTTGCAGAAAGGGTCGTGCCTGTTCTTTCCTATGACGGCTTGCCTATTGATTCAAACGTCATTGCTCAAAAGATAATCGGGTTTGTAGAGCGGCAAGGAGATATGGCGCTTAAAACTTCATTATAAAAATGAAGTATTGAAGTAGGAATTGAGAGTATTAGTGCTACGTTTTTGAAGTGAAGTATTATTTTTGAAGGTAGCTCGTTTATTGCATTTGTTGAATTCGAAATAAGTAGGTGATTTGAATGACAGAAATAGCTCCCGCGAAACCGAATCAAAACCGAATCGGACTTACCCGAGCTGATTATTCCGGCAGTAAGTCGACTCTTTGCACAGGATGCGGACACGATAGTATTTCTAACAACATTGTTTCGGCGTTTTACCAATCAAACATCGATCCTTACACGGTTGCGAAAATGTCCGGAATTGGATGTTCCTCAAAAACCCCCGCATATTTTATGAGCCGCAGTTTTGCATTCAATGCTGTTCACGGGCGAATGCCTTCGGTCTCAACAGGGGTTAACCTTGCAAACCGATCTCTTAAACTCATTGGAATTAGTGGCGATGGAGACACCGCAAGCATTGGTGTCGGGCAGTTCATACATATGATTCGTCGCAACCTCGATATTACATATGTAGTCGCAAACAACGGTGTTTACGGATTAACCAAAGGGCAGTTTTCTGCAACATCAGAATCTGGAGCAAGTCTCAAATCAGGAGAGAAGAATCCCTTTTCAGAGATCGACATTTGCACACTAGCAATAGAACTTGGCTGTGGGTTTGTCGCCCGATCATTCTCTGGAGATTCAAAGCAATTGGTACCTTTGATATCTGCAGCGATGAGGTATCGTGGAACGTCGGTCATTGACGTGATTTCACCTTGTATCACTTTTAACAACCAGGCCTCGAGTTTAAAAAGTTATGACTACGTTAAAGATCACAGGGTAAACTTGCAAGAGCTCGGGTTTATCGAGGCTCACGATGAAATTACTGTTGAATATGCAGAGGGCTCCAGGGTCGTCGTGGATTTACCGGACGGCTCCCACTTGGTTCTTTCAAAAATTGACTCGCGAGATCTCGATCTTACGGACAAATGTGCCGCTGTTCAGTTGATTGAAGCTTCTAAAACTAAGGGCGAAATCTTAACTGGATTGTTTCGTTACAGCGCGCGACCTAGTTTAGTCGAAACGCTGAACTTGGTAGATACTCCTCTGGCCCAGTTAAACGAAGAGCAGCTGCGTCCTTCTGCTAACGCTATGCGCACAGCTTTTACCGACTTTCGGTAGTCACTAGTGACAGAATAGCTTCAAGTGATTGAAAATTGATGCGCCTAATAGACCACTGCCACGTTTGAGTCCGGGGCTAAGTTTCGAATGAAAACCTCAACCTCTCCTTTTTTTCGGGTTGATAGAGCGTCGTGGCGATGGAATTATTGTTTCTGTGAATATCTCCAACGCTCTCAAAGAAATCCTCAATGATTCAATTAAATCTCGTGCCAGTTGCGTCATTTATTCAAATGATTTAGCTCTCCTTAAAAATGGTGAAGCCTATTTCAGTGAAAAACTTGAGAGTACTTTGAACGGAAGCGAACCCGTCGCCGCCATTGCCGAAGAGCTTGATAATTGGAATTTTCCAAAAACATGGATATTGCGTAAATCTTCTAGAAAGGAGGAGTACGTAGGCATTCTTAGGGCGCTACTTCGAGTTTCACCTGACACATTGATCGCAGTCGAGCCACCTGGCGAGGCTTTTCTTACGCTGTGGTCTGCTTATGAAACCGAGATTTCCGTTATTTTGATCTTAAACTCCAATAACGCATCCGAACTATTTTTAAAGAACATCGAAGAATTGGGACTTCCCGCAGAGGCTTGTGTAGCAACACTTAGTAAGCGAACCTTTTTTATGATAGACGCTGCAATGGCTCATCCGGTAAGGCGACTGGCAATCAGAGAAGGCTTGTTTGTTTTAGAGTAGCGGTCGTAAGTGTCCTTTACCTAATTGGTAGGTTTTGTTGCGTGGAAAGAGTTACACGAATAGGGAACTGGCCCTACAAAGGCTATTCGCTCGAGGTATGTGATCAGTTGCCGGATTTTGCTTGAGCGGACACAAATTCTCTGATGCTTGAAAGTTTTTCTAGTGTCAAATCCACTAGCTTACAAATATCGCCTGGAGTCTTTCCATTCTGAATTGCTACTTGCATTGCGCCCAAAGAAGAGATTGGTCCCGCCAAATCATGGACAATTTTTAAAAGTACGTCGCTTGAAAGATTCTCTGTGGCTGGGTCGTATTTTTTGTTTTTCGACATGCCTCACTCCTGTTCGCATCCAGATCATTCTTATTCAATCTGAAACTGAGCAACTCAACTTTAAAATTTTAGGGGCCACAAAAAGAAAAACCGCATTTGTTCCACCCTGAGGCTTCGCAAATGCGGTTTTATATTAGAGCTGGCGTCGTGCTACTCTTCCACAGAGTTGCCCCTGCAGTACCATCGCCGCTGGCGGGCTTAACTTCTGAGTTCGGGATGGGATCAGGTGTACCCCCGCCGCTATCAACACCAGCAAATTATTCAGTTTTCAATATCGAAG includes:
- a CDS encoding FAD-binding oxidoreductase, giving the protein MKLLDSLANILSKNQISIDKEELLHYGRDWTRHETPAPLAVVFPKSTKDVMAIVQWANENDVSIVPSGGRTGLSAGAVAANQELVLSLEKMNAIHEFDQVDQTLRCDAGVVLQEIQNFARQKNLFYPVDFAAKGSSQIGGNVSTNAGGIKVIRYGMTRNWVAGLTCVTGGGEVLELGKSLVKDATGYDLKDLVIGSEGTLAIVTEVTVQLTKPPRASEVFLLQVASLDGISKVLETARQLQLTAFEFFSEQALELVLKSRNLEHPLSGLVGSYYVVCEFETEDGSSLDHASQILVDLIEAGVVVNGALSQNSEQKDLFWSYRESISESLAPFMPYKNDISVKRSLLAPFLRETQQVIENMYPHWKVIWFGHVGDGNLHINILKPQELDVSEFRNQCKKVDEALFHLVEKFNGSISAEHGVGTVKKAFLKHSRTEAEILIMRQIKKAFDPNGILNPGKIFD
- a CDS encoding 2-oxoglutarate ferredoxin oxidoreductase subunit beta, giving the protein MTEIAPAKPNQNRIGLTRADYSGSKSTLCTGCGHDSISNNIVSAFYQSNIDPYTVAKMSGIGCSSKTPAYFMSRSFAFNAVHGRMPSVSTGVNLANRSLKLIGISGDGDTASIGVGQFIHMIRRNLDITYVVANNGVYGLTKGQFSATSESGASLKSGEKNPFSEIDICTLAIELGCGFVARSFSGDSKQLVPLISAAMRYRGTSVIDVISPCITFNNQASSLKSYDYVKDHRVNLQELGFIEAHDEITVEYAEGSRVVVDLPDGSHLVLSKIDSRDLDLTDKCAAVQLIEASKTKGEILTGLFRYSARPSLVETLNLVDTPLAQLNEEQLRPSANAMRTAFTDFR
- a CDS encoding sigma-54-dependent Fis family transcriptional regulator; this encodes MLRLLVVDDDASIPESIRLLVPDGWLVVSCDPSKNPLPNPCGFDAAIVDMHLTAQQGAEGIQVIRKLLSQNPAMAVLGASGDSSIDLMSKAISVGAQWFLAKPVNANELLSRLRFIESYLKLLRYTDNNRWIGRSPVSLNILREIALCSIDTRPTLIQGESGAGKEVAASLIRKLLEPKPWISVNIAAIPDNLFESELFGHAKGAFTGADQARIGLIEAARNGTIFLDEIETLSLQNQAKLLRFLETGEVRRVGSSAITSIECRVVVASNIDLKTLVSEGRFREDLYWRLYGSVINIPSLRERKPDILETATFFLSRNKYGESKVITAEAADFLEGHTWPGNVRELRQVMDSLARTSPLPFIRKVDVEASLQKFSSASNSSTCDQSSPGSQIESSDIELSEGYERLISKFELSLFQKALATHQGVDEAARTLGMSRSNLYKKLKRYSLLT
- a CDS encoding 1-acyl-sn-glycerol-3-phosphate acyltransferase, coding for MRDWNYENEQWTKLPIHLRHLPIFTRHFDLFSYLVRFLWFLFLKFVFFRFYIRLKVVGDIKTVFKNHPRLIVISNHASHLDAISISTSIPFKYWLNVYFAAAKDYFFSGFWMTFFSKHCIGAIPIDRKDRKGEAVKLCITLLTRLSKIWLVMFPEGTRSRDGMIHPFKKGVSVFADRSNTSILFLFLEGNYDLWPKEASFARSGKLRVHVGPVHPPAPIQVLDEAYRSWVNSLGVKATFAPRRERSPSTDDQ
- a CDS encoding phosphoglycerate dehydrogenase; this translates as MHSFPKREIRVLLLENIHQSGVEVFQSDGFKVECVSGALPPEELENRIQGVHLLGLRSKSRVTRSVLQKADRLLGVGCFCIGTDQVDLDSANEFGVPVFNAPYSNTRSVAEMIIGEIIDLARGISFRSMKAHQGVWDKSADGSYEIRGKTLGIVGYGHIGSQLSVLAESLGLRVLFYDTVKKLPLGNARGVDSLTTLLRESDFVSLHVPDAPDTRGMISLKEISTMKKGSFLLNASRGKVVVISDLAKALSEKHLFGAAIDVFPEEPASNKDSFLTELQGLENVILTPHIGGSTQEAQKSIGLEVSHALLQFMNVGSTSGSVNFPKVDLPVQQDSHRILNVHRNVPGVLKDINRIVSDSGANIRSQYLATDPSIGYLVMDLDKLNSKDVLSQIKSLPTTIKSRILF
- a CDS encoding 2-oxoacid:acceptor oxidoreductase subunit alpha; the protein is MNANNFVLTVATVNGSGSQSSNLILLKTLFRLGVPVGGKNLFPSNIAGLPTWFTIRAHPLGFTARRGGNDITVAMNPDTLIQDIQEAAPGGYFFYNSDLKFDSALLRVDLTNIGIPFRSLVDGVTDAIKLKKLLANMIYVGVLSELFKIPDAVLASVVKDQFRGKKDSVVEVNQKTIEVGRTYAKETLNFSFPYVIEETQANDKKMIVDGNTMAALGSVWGGCSFVSWYPITPSSSLAEGFTHYANKMRLSDDGKKAFAVVQAEDELAAIGMVLGASWAGARAMTTTSGPGISLMSEFVGYSYFAEIPAVIWNIQRVGPSTGLPTRTMQGDLLSTYSLSHGDTKHVMLIPANPTECFEFAKTAFDLAEELQTTIFVMSDLDLGMNLWVCDEPNLSEEPLKRGKVLSKDDPRIAQFFRYEDVDSDGIPYRTLPGTAHPKASYFTRGSGHNEKGQYTENQEAYVRIVDRLNRKYETARTRVPTAEVSFHSLGSATSDSTANHQSDSSLNVKTLTSKISVEKYSESGEEPTTRAELSGIRGETGNHFGDEQKQLAIVAFGSTDIAMPEIISLLNERGASVSYMRIRAVPFGSEVKDFLSSHTRIFVVEQNRDGQMTKILGMEFPSFAERVVPVLSYDGLPIDSNVIAQKIIGFVERQGDMALKTSL
- a CDS encoding phosphatidate cytidylyltransferase, whose amino-acid sequence is MFVNQQIGWEDPLFRQTAYIVVFALVVACSCIYPFRNRNPNFVTAWASLKSWIFIAPLLFFVLGSPEPWPIVGLTCITLLGSKEFFQMTGMYHRSFFVWTTYAFNIFLAVSIYRSDTAIFNLYPMLLLGVIVTIPILLNQFKNMIQYMSLSLLNFCFLGWGFLLHTILIWKFAGGPLLVIYIILLTEFSDNIAIAYSRHFGKKHILENISNGRTFAGFFVSMALTLLLAWGLRHLLPIRNEEYWIASGLVASLVGGTGDLVLSIIRRDLGVRDTRAFIMGRGGFLDRLDRMIFVMPVFYFVLKFLQENPQVSGSIRGILQ